The Bdellovibrio sp. NC01 genome includes the window GCTTTCTTTATTGATGGCATTTCAAAAATCCAAAACAACACATGTGATTCATACTGTGAACAGAAGATGAGTTATATGGTGAAACACTTCACGCCGAACTTAACAATGAGCCAATTGATTTCTTACGTACGTTCGAATTCACAGCTTAAGATCGATCAGTTGTTGTTCAATATCGTAGATGCTTCTTGTGGCAACAATAAGGTGCGCGTGTATCCATGGTTGAAAGTTCAATCTGGTGTCGAGCAACCGCAACCGAATACAAAAAATTACGTAGGCATTGATGAGACGAGAACATTTATCTACAAATTGAACAAAGCTCTTGAGAGAGGCAAAGTTGTTGGTCTTGAATACAACGCAAAATACATCACAGAAGTGGGCGGCGTATTCGGTGGCTTCCACGCATCGACTGTAATTGGTCGTAAGATGATCAACGGTCAATGTTACTACAACGTTCGTAACTCTTGGGGCAAGACGTGCAGCTATAAACCGGGTATCATCTGCTCGCCAGATGATGGTAGTTACTGGGTTCAAAAGGATACGATGAGATTGATGTCCACGAAGATCGTTTACGTAGACTAAGAAAAAATCAAATCTAGAGAATAAAAAAACCCGCTCTGTGAAGAAGCGGGTTTTTTATTTTTAACTTTGTCGTAGAACTAGCGAGAGAAGCTGCCGTTCAGGTAATAAGGAGTTTGTTCCCAACGGCAAATTTGTTGCGGTGGAACGTTTGGTGGTGCGCCTGGGCTCCATTGGCAAACTTGATTTTGACGAACTTCACGAAGCAACGACAAATTCAAACGCACACCTTTGTCTGTTTGTTTGAAGTCGATGTTCATTTCACGACCTTGAACCATCAAGCTGCATGCGCCCGCATTGAATGCGAACGTCGCACCACTTAAAGAGTAGTCGCCTTTGCTGCCTTTTAAATAAACTGTCGTCAAGTTGCCAAAGAATGAATGGCAGTTGTTATTTAAGATATCGTCGCCAGCAGAGTTTCTGAAAGTCACAACCGGTTTGTTACCTTCAATTGTGATGACCAATTCACCAGCAACGCCGTTGAATTTTCCTGTGTAAACACCTTCAATTTTTTTCGCTTGAGAAATATAAGCGTCTGGAATTTTTCCGTCTTTGATGTCTACGGATTTACAACCAGCGATTGCCAGCAAAAGCGCGCCAGCAGCAAGAACTCTTGAGAATTTCATGATAAGCCTCCACTAATGCCCTGATCATAGGCACTAGCGGGGGCGGTATCAAACATTAAGACAACGCTTTCTGCACGTCGTCTACGATATCTTTGGGCTCATCCTTAGGGGCATAACGTTTTAAAACTTTGCCATCCTTGCTAATTAAGAACTTAGTGAAGTTCCATTTAATCATCTCGATGCCAAAAATGCCCGGAGCAGACTCTTTAAGCCATTTGTACAATGGATCGGCGTCACTGCCGTTGACGTTGACTTTCGCCATGACGGGAAAGCTGACTCCGTAATTTAAACTACAGAATTGTTGGATCTCTTGATTGCTGCCTGGTTCTTGTGAACCGAACTGGTTGCAGGGAAAGCCCAAGATCATGAAGCCTTGGTCTTTGAATTTTTCGTACAACTCTTCCAAGCCTTTGTATTGTGGAGTAAAGCCGCACTTGCTTGCGACGTTAACAATCAGCACAGGTTTTCCCTGATATTTGTCTAAAGAGACTTCACTACCGTCAGCTGCTTTAACTTTAAATGATGAAAGGGTTTGGTCCATGCAAAGCTCCTGTTAAAAAAATGTATTATCACTGAGTTTTGTCAGGAAATTAACGAGATTCCTTTAATGACGATTAAAAAGCTGAAAGGCTTCTCATTGCAATACATTTTTGTGTTTAGACTCTCGCGTTCTAGACCGAAAAGTAGTTTGTATGGAGAAACTTGTACTACTCTTATTCTCTGTATTCATCGGTACGCTGTTTGGTGTGCATGCCCAAGCAGGGGGCCTTAATTACGAAGTTGCGCCGTCTCAAACACTCGATTCCAACTCTGAATATCAAACAACTCAAAATTCACGCTTTAATAATTTATCGACGACTTCATGTATGGCGAATCTTCAACGTCTTGTTGAAGCATGTCGCACGAAAAACGAAGCAGCCACGAATTCATGTGACGAGAAATCAGACTCTGGTGTGATGAATACCGTTCGTCAGGCGTCTTCATTGTTAGGCACTGCAACCGCGGCAAGTGTGCAAGCCGCATGTACAAATATGGCGAAATATTCTGCAGCAGCCAATGCCGCGTTAGCAGCGTATGATGCGAATTGTTCAAGTGACATCGGCAGTTGTACCTCGGCCTGCCAGCAAGCTGTCAATTATTGGGAGTCAAATAACTACTGCCGTGAAACGGGAGCGAATGGTCCGCCATCACCGTGGCCATCTGATTCAATCTATTTACAAGCTAAGGAAAAATTAAGTACGTGCCGAAGCTTGACGTCAAAAGCACAAGATGCGCAGAAGGCTGCGCAAAATTATATGTTAACAATGGCAAACGCTTCGAATTGCGCACAGGCAAGTTCGGGAACTTCAGATGCGCAAGTGCAAGCACTTTGTCAGGCGAATCCGAATCTTGAAGGTTGTACCGCAAGTGGGCCCGTCGATTGTACGAAGCCAGAGTTAGCGTCCAACAAAGTTTGTATCTGTTCAAAAAATCCTAATGATCCGCAATGTATGAATGTCAAAACCGCAAACTCTGGAACGACAGTATTAGGTTCCAACACTCCTCTTACGGGGAGTGGGGCTAATGATTTAGACTTGGGCGGTGGTGATTTGAATGGTCTGCCACTTCCAGAGCAAGGCACTCCTTCAAGTGGAGTGGGTGAGTCTGTTGATGGTAAGCAAGGAGCTTCCGCAAATTTATCCGGAGATGATTTAAAATCCTCCGGCGCGGGAGCAACGGCAAAAAGCGGTGAAGCTGCAGCGAAAGGAAAATCTCCGACAGAAGTTACCGCAGGATTTTATGGCGGAGGTTCCGGAGGCGGTTATGGAGGTGATGGCTCTGGATCTGAAGGTACTCCACGCGGGATGATGGAGCGTGCAGTAAGTGCGTTGAAAAAAGGCGGAACGGATTTACGTCAATTTCTTCCAGGTGGAAATATGGATCCACGCGCACGCGGCCTTGCGGGTGTGTCGGGACCTGATGGCATCACGGGACCGAACTCGAATATATGGCATAAGATTCAGAATCGTTATCAGGTTGTTACTCCAAGTTTGATTCCCTAGATGTTTTGGGCATTTTTTTAAGGGAGATGTCTCACTATGAGATGATTCAAAACAGTAATCTACAATCAAGTTAGTTTGATTACATTCCGATAAGTCCAGCTATGGGAATGAAATACGTTTTTGCCATAGCAGCCGCCGTTTTATTGTTCGGAAGTCACACGTTTGCCGAGACTCGTGCTGAATGTGCGAATAGTTGCAACTCAACGTTTGGAACGGGCGATTCTGTAGGTGGCAGAGACTGTCTTAGTAAGTGCGCTTCCATTCCCGAACAACAACCCGTTCAAGCCTCCGGCCCAAGTTGCATGGATCGCCTTCAGCAATTGGTGAATGCATGCCAAACTGCGAGTGATACAGCCAGAAATTCTTGCGACGAAAGTCAAAACACGGGCATGGCGCAGGCACAACAAGCTGCGGTGGTTCTTGGTCAGCAAGTTTCAACCAGCGTTCAAGCTGCATGTTCAAGCATGGGTAAAATTTCTCAAGCTGCAAATGCGGCAACCGCAGCCTACCAAATGAATTGTGCAAGCGATGTGAACTCATGTAATTCTACGTGTGATCAAGCGCTTCAATTCTACAATCAGCAAGGTGGTTGTATCGTCGGTCCTCCATTGCCAGGACAAAGAAGTATGGCGGGGGCGCCAACTGAAATTAATGATCTAAAAAAAGTGTGTAGCGATCTTAGAAAAAAAGCAGACACGGCTCAACAAGCGGTGAACAACTTTTTAACGACGACGTTGCAAGCACAAAACTGTGCGAATGATTCTTCAGGCACATCAGCTGCCGTGACACCAGAATTGTGTGCGGCAAATCCTAATCTTGCGGGTTGTACTGCGGCAGGAACAGTGGATTGTACAAAACCAGAATTGGCGAACACCAACAAAGTTTGTATTTGTGCGAAAAGTCCAAACGACCCTCAATGTATGAGCGGTCAAAGCGCTGGCAACTCGACAAGTCTTGCAAGCACTGGATCTATTTCAGGATCTCGTACCGCGAGCAATTCTGATTTAGGAACTGATGGTGACATGTTTGGTTTGCCACAAATTGATCAAGCACCAGTGAATAGAACTCCTGGCGATGCGATTGAAGGTAAACAAGGTGCGGGTGCACCGTTAGGCAGTGATGGCGGCGGTTCTGGCTCTGGCGGAGCAGGCGGTCGTGGTGGCGGCGGTGGTAAATCGACGGATCCAATTCAAGTCACTGCAGGTTTTTATTCTGGCGGTGGTGGCGGCGGCGGCTGGGGCGGTGGCTCTGGTGGAGCTGGCGAAAAAAATCCGCAAGGCATGGGCGGCTTAGCTGCAAAGGCCGGAGTTCCGGGTGGACCGAATTTGCGTCAATTCCTTCCGGGTGGAACCTTCGATCCACGCAGAGGAGTCGCAGGCGCTTCGGGTCCTGATGGAATCACGGGACCTAACTCAAATATTTGGATGAAGATTCAAAATCGTTATCAAGTGGTAGGCCCGAGCTTGATGCCATAAGCAAAAGCGTCTCAATTTGAGAGCAGCAATTAATTTTCAATTAAAGAGCGTTCATAGATGAGACCTCATCTTTAGAGCGTATTCCCACATTCCGATGAATATATCATGGGAAATTTCGGATTTTTTCTATGTATTCTCATGATGGTCATGAGTGGTCGTGCTTTTGCCGGCTACACGGCCGAGTCCTATGCTGGTATTCCCTCTTCGCAGCTTAATGAAGCTCAAGGCGAGCAACGTGAAATGTACTGTCTTGGAAGAAATCTCAATCAGGCAGACCTGCAAAGTTGTATGCAAACAGGAAATTTGCCTGCGACACCAGCCGGGCCAACATGCTCCCAACGACTGAATCAGCTTCTTTCGACCTGCACTTCAAAAACTCAAGAAGCCACAAACTCTTGTGATGAATCTAATAACTCAGGTATGGCTCAAGCGCAGCAAGCAGCAGTTGTTTTAGGGCGACAAGTTTCTGCAAGTGTTCAGGCCGCATGTTCAAGCATGGGTAAGATTTCACAAGCAGCAAACGCCGCGACAGCGGCGTACCAAATGAGTTGTTCGAATTCAGTAGGTAATTGCACCAGTGCCTGTCAGGATGTCGTTTCATACTATAACAGCACGAAGGGATGTGCTTCAGAAAATAACGGCGTCGCTATTATGTCTCTGGATTCTATTCAATCTGAAAAGAAATCTTGCACAGACTTGAAGGCGAAGGCTGATACTGCACAGCAAGCGATGAACAATTTTTTGCAAACCACTTTGCAAGCGCAGAATTGTGCGAATGAATCTTCGGGTACATCAGCAGCCGTGACACCAGAATTGTGTGCGGCAAATCCTAATCTTGCGGGATGTACGGCCGCAGGAACTGTCGATTGTACGAAGCCGGAATTAGCGAATACCAATAAGGTTTGTATCTGTTCAAAAAATCCAAACGATCCACAATGTATGAGCGGGCAAAGCGCAGGTAACTCTACTAGCCTTGCAAGCACAGGAGCAATTTCGGGTTCACGTACCGCGAGTAGTTCAGATTTAGGAACTGATGGTGACATGTTTGGATTGCCAACGATTGATCAAGCACCTGTGAACAGAACTCCAGGCGAAGCTGTTGAAGGTAAACAAGGTGCGGGCGCACCGTTAGGCAGTGATGGTGGAGGTTCAGGTTCTGGTGGTGCTGCGGGCAAAGGTGGCGCTAGCGGTAAAGCAACGGATCCTGTGCAAGTCACTGCAGGTTTCTATTCTGGTGGCGGTGGAGGTGGCGGCTGGGGTAGCGGTTCCGGTGGCGCTGGAGAAAAAAATCCGCAAGGCGTGGGTGGCTTAGCTGCAAAAGCAGGATTGCCAGGTGGACCAAATCTTCGCCAATTCCTTCCCGGAGGAAGTTTTGATCCACGCCGAGGTGTTGCAGGTGCTTCGGGACCTGATGGCATCACGGGACCAAATTCAAATATCTGGCAGAAGATTCAAAATCGTTACCAAGTCGTCGGCCCTAGCTTAATGCCGTAAAGAAAAACCAAAATCAGATGAGACAAAAACGCAAGTGGCCCTTGCGTTTTTTATTTGTGTCGCTAACAGTTCACTACACGAAATTTAAATCTTTATTCTGCATCCTCGATAAAATTTATTTAAAAAACATGGAGTGAATATGGATCAAGAGGCTGTATGCGCAGCCCGATAGTTTTTGCGTATGAGAAAGTTCGCAATCACTCTTAATTTCTTAGTGTCTCTTACGATGCAGAACGTTTGCGCAGGCTATGTGGCCGATGCGTATGCTGGAACGGACAGCTCAAAATTGACGGAAGCGCAG containing:
- a CDS encoding glutathione peroxidase, with the protein product MDQTLSSFKVKAADGSEVSLDKYQGKPVLIVNVASKCGFTPQYKGLEELYEKFKDQGFMILGFPCNQFGSQEPGSNQEIQQFCSLNYGVSFPVMAKVNVNGSDADPLYKWLKESAPGIFGIEMIKWNFTKFLISKDGKVLKRYAPKDEPKDIVDDVQKALS